A part of Rhodamnia argentea isolate NSW1041297 chromosome 8, ASM2092103v1, whole genome shotgun sequence genomic DNA contains:
- the LOC115736691 gene encoding probable WRKY transcription factor 33, which produces MWKKTHERVSACVRARCFHGVFHILAMYFLRTPKPEKPSQGKLSRSKSAKKDMDREAGNRLELPQDGYEWRKYGQKFIKNIGKFRSYFKCQRAGCDAKKRAEWSETEPGDLRVVYEGVHNHGSSSQDQSGSSQSGASSTRSNQYNLLNQMFGDNPPSDSKRSND; this is translated from the exons ATGTGGAAAAAAACACATGAGAGGGTGAGTGCGTGCGTGCGGGCGCGTTGCTTTCATGGCGTCTTCCACATCCTTGCCATGTACTTTCTCAGAACCCCAAAGCCAGAAAAGCCCTCGCAG GGGAAGCTGAGTAGAAGTAAATCGGCCAAGAAAGACATGGACCGAGAAGCCGGTAACAGATTGGAATTACCTCAAGACGGTTATGAATGGAGGAAATACGGCCAAAAATTCATCAAGAACATTGGCAAATTTAG GAGCTACTTCAAGTGCCAAAGGGCCGGATGCGATGCGAAGAAGAGGGCCGAATGGTCGGAGACGGAGCCGGGAGATTTGCGAGTTGTGTACGAAGGGGTCCACAATCACGGCTCCTCCTCGCAAGATCAGTCCGGTTCATCGCAATCCGGTGCATCCAGCACGCGTTCCAACCAATATAACTTACTCAATCAAATGTTTGGAGACAACCCGCCTTCTGATTCCAAGCGCTCTAATGATTAA
- the LOC115736514 gene encoding probable serine/threonine-protein kinase PBL16, which translates to MGNCWCRWEPSIYRVSSNAKSESPKNESPLVKHKIDESKLPSNPEEVEDLRRDAASNPLIAFTYSELRIITANFRQDRVLGGGGFGSVYKGFISEDLREGLEPLQVAVKVHDGDNSYQGHREWLAEVIFLGQLSHPNLVKLIGYCCEDEHRVLIYEYMARGSVEHNLFSRVLLPLPWSIRMKIAFGAAKGLAFLHEAEKPVIYRDFKTSNILLDQEYNAKLSDFGLAKDGPVGDKSHVSTRIMGTYGYAAPEYIMTGHLTPRSDVYSFGVVLLELLTGRKSLDKSRPAREQNLTDWALPLLKEKKKIFNIVDPRLDGDYPVKGMHKAAMLAYHCLNRNPKARPLMRDIVDSLEPLLVTDEGSTETTVTAISNEVPNADTKRKEDLQ; encoded by the exons ATGGGAAATTGCTGGTGTAGATGGGAGCCTTCGATTTACAGAGTCTCCTCTAATGCTAAGTCAG AATCCCCCAAGAACGAGAGCCCGTTGGTGAAACATAAAATAGATGAAAGTAAATTACCATCAAACCCTGAGGAAGTGGAAGATCTGCGCCGTGATGCAGCTTCCAATCCGCTGATTGCATTCACCTATAGTGAGCTGAGGATCATCACTGCAAATTTCAGGCAAGATCGGGTGTTGGGTGGCGGTGGATTTGGAAGCGTGTACAAAGGGTTTATCTCGGAGGATTTGCGGGAGGGGCTGGAGCCTCTCCAAGTTGCTGTTAAGGTTCATGATGGCGATAACAGTTATCAAGGCCACCGTGAGTGGCTG GCAGAAGTCATATTCCTGGGGCAGCTTTCTCATCCAAATTTGGTGAAATTGATCGGGTACTGCTGTGAAGATGAACATCGAGTGTTGATATACGAGTACATGGCTCGGGGAAGTGTGGAACATAACTTATTTTCAA gAGTATTGCTTCCTCTTCCATGGTCTATTAGAATGAAAATTGCATTCGGTGCTGCCAAAGGTCTTGCCTTCCTCCATGAAGCAGAGAAGCCTGTCATCTACCGTGATTTCAAGACGTCTAATATTCTCTTAGATCAG GAGTACAATGCCAAGCTCTCTGACTTCGGTCTTGCAAAAGATGGACCTGTTGGAGACAAATCACATGTTTCCACTCGCATAATGGGAACATATGGATATGCTGCGCCGGAATATATAATGACAG GGCATTTGACTCCTCGGAGTGACGTATACAGTTTTGGCGTAGTCCTTCTAGAACTTCTTACAGGGAGAAAATCGTTAGATAAGTCTAGGCCTGCACGGGAGCAAAACCTCACGGATTGGGCGCTCCCTTTgctcaaagagaaaaagaagatattCAACATTGTGGACCCAAGGCTGGATGGCGATTATCCCGTCAAAGGAATGCACAAAGCGGCGATGCTCGCCTACCATTGCTTGAACCGGAACCCCAAAGCTAGGCCTCTTATGAGAGACATAGTAGATTCCCTGGAGCCTCTTCTCGTAACCGATGAGGGTTCGACTGAGACTACTGTGACTGCGATTAGTAACGAAGTTCCCAACGCTGATACAAAACGAAAGGAAGATTTACAATAG